One Rhizobium rhododendri DNA segment encodes these proteins:
- the hutG gene encoding N-formylglutamate deformylase, whose protein sequence is MSAPAFEVHQGSSPVVLAFPHTGTDVPADIWERLNDNGRILADTDWHIHRLYDGLLDDATTVRATFHRYVIDANRDPDGSSLYPGQNTTGLIPGTDFDGKAIWKNGAEPSDSDTAARLSAFHAPYHAALAAEIARVKAIHGIAVLYDCHSIRADIPFLFEGTLPDLNIGTDMGKTCAPAIEAATVAIAAEAAGYTSTLNGRFKGGWTTRYYGQPASGVHAIQMELAQSTHLAAEAPPFAYDPEKAEALRIPLKSILSRIEQIALDLIS, encoded by the coding sequence ATGAGCGCTCCTGCTTTCGAAGTCCACCAGGGCTCCTCGCCCGTTGTGCTCGCCTTTCCCCATACCGGCACAGACGTACCAGCCGACATCTGGGAGCGGCTGAACGACAATGGGCGCATCCTCGCCGATACCGACTGGCACATCCACCGGCTCTATGACGGCCTGCTCGACGACGCGACGACGGTTCGGGCCACCTTCCACCGCTATGTCATCGACGCCAATCGCGATCCCGATGGGTCAAGCCTCTATCCCGGTCAAAATACCACCGGCCTTATCCCGGGCACGGATTTCGACGGCAAGGCGATCTGGAAGAATGGCGCCGAGCCTTCCGACTCCGATACCGCAGCCCGGCTGTCCGCCTTCCATGCACCCTATCATGCGGCCCTCGCTGCCGAGATCGCACGCGTCAAGGCGATCCATGGCATTGCCGTGCTCTATGACTGCCACTCGATCCGTGCCGACATTCCCTTCCTGTTTGAGGGCACGCTTCCGGATCTCAACATCGGTACCGACATGGGCAAGACCTGCGCGCCGGCGATCGAGGCTGCAACCGTTGCCATCGCCGCTGAAGCCGCCGGCTACACCAGCACGCTGAATGGCCGTTTCAAGGGCGGCTGGACAACGCGCTATTATGGCCAGCCGGCATCGGGCGTTCATGCCATCCAGATGGAGCTGGCGCAATCGACCCATCTTGCCGCCGAAGCTCCGCCCTTCGCCTATGATCCTGAAAAGGCCGAGGCGCTGCGCATTCCGCTCAAGTCCATCCTGTCGCGCATCGAACAGATCGCGCTCGACCTCATCAGCTAA